One genomic region from Spirosoma sp. KCTC 42546 encodes:
- a CDS encoding bifunctional 2-polyprenyl-6-hydroxyphenol methylase/3-demethylubiquinol 3-O-methyltransferase UbiG, with protein MYKTTEITSAEIASDNPVHQRLLFPYVEAAAMVSGNVLEIGCGWGRGLELLTKAATHYTGIDKNEELIKALQAEYPTSTFISANIPPLRTLADNTFDYIVTFQVIEHIENDDLFIKEAHRVLKPGGKLLLTTVNKTFSLTRNPWHVREYYADGLKSLMANYFPKVETKGIHGNDKVMTYYEQNKESVKKLTRFDIFNLQYRLPRRLLQVPYDLMNRLNRNRLLQADGLAAQIKYTDYLVSKDPAGSLDFFYVATK; from the coding sequence ATGTATAAAACCACAGAAATTACTTCAGCCGAAATTGCATCCGATAATCCGGTTCATCAGCGCCTGCTGTTTCCCTATGTCGAAGCAGCTGCGATGGTGAGCGGTAATGTACTCGAAATTGGCTGCGGCTGGGGCCGGGGGCTGGAATTATTGACTAAAGCCGCCACCCATTATACCGGTATCGATAAGAACGAAGAGTTAATTAAGGCGCTTCAGGCCGAATATCCAACCTCAACGTTTATTTCTGCCAATATACCTCCTTTGCGTACGCTTGCTGACAATACGTTCGATTACATTGTAACGTTTCAGGTGATCGAGCATATCGAAAACGACGATTTATTCATTAAAGAAGCGCACCGGGTTTTAAAACCAGGTGGTAAACTGCTGTTGACAACGGTGAATAAAACCTTTTCGCTCACCCGCAACCCCTGGCACGTTCGGGAATACTATGCTGATGGACTGAAGTCATTGATGGCAAACTACTTCCCAAAAGTTGAAACGAAGGGAATTCACGGCAACGACAAGGTGATGACGTACTACGAGCAGAATAAAGAATCTGTTAAAAAACTAACGCGCTTCGATATTTTCAACCTGCAATACCGACTCCCCCGACGACTCCTGCAAGTACCCTACGATCTGATGAATCGCCTGAACCGCAACCGGCTGCTGCAAGCCGACGGGCTGGCTGCCCAAATCAAGTATACGGATTACCTTGTCAGCAAAGACCCCGCCGGGAGCCTTGATTTCTTTTACGTAGCAACGAAGTAA
- a CDS encoding GDCCVxC domain-containing (seleno)protein — MTLESTITCPQCGHQRLETMPMNACQFFYECRGCQALLRPLSGDCCVFCSYGSAKCPPVQQQQQCCSQ, encoded by the coding sequence ATGACTTTAGAATCGACAATCACCTGCCCACAGTGCGGCCATCAGAGACTGGAAACCATGCCGATGAACGCCTGCCAGTTTTTCTATGAGTGCAGAGGTTGTCAGGCATTATTAAGGCCCTTATCGGGCGATTGCTGTGTTTTTTGCTCGTATGGGTCGGCCAAATGTCCACCTGTACAGCAACAACAGCAATGTTGCTCTCAATAA
- a CDS encoding asparagine synthetase B, translated as MKQHLSFLLLLLAITGRATSAWANYVLIPMDDRQTNHLKAYGIAYKVLKDDQDVDWLLNYRGGSFMMKHTAAVETECRVRGVSFDAISDAQAASIRQQLADPDLNMNVVTLQKAAKIIVYSPIKVSPAEFENTDAVLLVLTYAEIPYEVVYDEEILKGDLAKFDWLHLHHEDFTGQYGRNMHRQSLADIKAQEDIARKYGYSKVSQMKLAVAKAIKAFCAGGGYLFAMCSAAETLDIALAADGVDIVGSSYDGDGMDPDAQEKLDFTKTFAFGNFTLESDNGYRGFSTFSDINSAGGRGFDQPQGFFELFNFSAKWDVIPAMLTQNHESIIKEFFGQTTAFRKGAVKPSSLVMGESKSSDRYLYGEVGRGQWTFYGGHDPEGLRGGGGFRNPTDLNLHPHSPGYRLILNNVLFPSARKKKRKT; from the coding sequence ATGAAACAGCACCTATCTTTTCTGCTGCTATTACTGGCAATTACGGGTCGGGCTACCTCTGCCTGGGCCAATTATGTACTGATTCCGATGGATGATCGGCAGACAAATCACCTGAAAGCGTATGGGATTGCCTACAAAGTTCTAAAAGACGATCAGGATGTTGACTGGCTGCTGAACTACCGGGGGGGCAGTTTTATGATGAAACATACCGCTGCCGTTGAAACCGAATGCCGGGTTCGGGGCGTATCCTTCGATGCTATTTCCGATGCACAGGCGGCTTCCATTCGTCAGCAACTGGCCGATCCCGACCTGAACATGAATGTAGTGACACTCCAAAAAGCGGCCAAAATCATTGTGTATTCGCCCATTAAGGTGAGCCCGGCCGAATTTGAGAATACCGATGCGGTATTGCTCGTACTTACCTACGCTGAGATTCCGTATGAGGTGGTCTATGACGAAGAAATCCTAAAAGGTGATCTGGCCAAGTTCGACTGGTTGCACCTGCACCACGAGGATTTTACGGGCCAATATGGCCGAAATATGCACCGCCAGTCGCTGGCCGATATCAAAGCCCAGGAAGACATTGCCCGTAAGTATGGCTATAGTAAAGTATCGCAGATGAAATTAGCGGTGGCGAAAGCGATCAAGGCATTTTGCGCGGGTGGAGGTTACCTGTTCGCTATGTGTTCCGCTGCCGAAACGCTGGATATTGCGCTGGCCGCCGATGGCGTCGATATTGTAGGCAGTAGCTACGATGGCGATGGCATGGACCCCGATGCACAGGAAAAACTTGATTTTACCAAAACGTTTGCCTTCGGAAACTTTACCCTCGAATCGGATAACGGCTACCGGGGTTTTTCGACATTTTCGGACATCAATTCGGCTGGAGGACGCGGCTTCGACCAGCCACAGGGTTTCTTTGAGCTGTTCAACTTTTCGGCCAAATGGGACGTCATTCCGGCCATGCTGACGCAGAATCACGAGTCGATTATCAAGGAGTTTTTCGGCCAAACGACGGCCTTCCGCAAAGGGGCCGTCAAGCCAAGTTCATTGGTGATGGGAGAAAGTAAATCCTCTGATCGCTACCTCTACGGCGAAGTGGGCCGGGGCCAGTGGACATTTTATGGTGGCCATGATCCAGAGGGCCTGCGTGGTGGTGGCGGCTTCCGCAATCCCACCGATCTGAACCTGCACCCACACTCGCCCGGCTACCGGCTCATTTTGAATAACGTATTGTTCCCATCGGCCCGGAAAAAGAAACGAAAAACGTAA
- a CDS encoding M1 family aminopeptidase produces MIHYGSTLLFILLIAMSGNGQSLPTNPPVVETGVSQTLAKARKQQISQLAYALKFDIPAQKNQLIPASETITFNWAKTSAPLQIDFKEERTHIQKVSVNGVDISIVFESEHVLISTAFLKPGANRIFIQFTAGNLSLNRNDDYLYTLLVPDRARTVFPCFDQPDLKATFQLSLTVPGHWQAMTNAAVKDSSVAGDRKTVNFQTSNLIPTYLFSFIAGRFTPVTRTLTGRPMTLLHRETDSTKIRLSLETLFKLHADALTFLEAYTQIPYPFQKFDFAAIPDFQYGGMEHVGAIDYRASALFLDNGATRDQRLARASVISHETAHMWFGDLVTMRWFNDVWLKEVFANFMADKITEVSSADANYDLQFVVDHFPAAYAVDRTEGANPIGQPLANLQEAGSMYGGIIYHKAPIMMRQLERLMGKMALRDGLRDYLKKYAFSNATWADLIAILDARTPTDLAAWNHVWVNETGRPKFSYQLDGRGGTIKQFVISQQGEDGSQRLWPQGFELELVYSDHIDQLTVTMDRPQVTLTQAIGKPTPQYIIFNSSGQGYGVFPIDSVSVLQLERIKNPVARASIYINLYENMLAGQGITPAQLATGYRSLLGKESEELNLRLLTSQLADLVWNFTRPENRPPLAASVEKEAWHAMEQETASGKKKLLFRLYQNIAGSAEAKDRLYAIWNEQKAPAGVTLTEDDYTSLALALAVRDYPVDGILEKQLARIKNPDRKKRLQFMMPALSSNVTNRDQFFASLANEANREREAWVVDALGYLHHPLRTETSAKYLRTSLELLEEIQKTGDIFFPERWVGSTFSAYQTPEVAKLVRTFLTDHPGYNARLRAKLLQAADRPFRASRLLYK; encoded by the coding sequence ATGATTCATTACGGTAGTACGCTACTCTTTATTCTGTTAATCGCTATGTCGGGGAACGGTCAGTCTTTACCAACCAATCCTCCAGTTGTTGAAACGGGCGTTTCTCAAACACTGGCCAAAGCACGCAAACAGCAAATTAGTCAGTTGGCCTATGCATTAAAGTTCGACATTCCAGCCCAGAAAAACCAACTAATTCCAGCCAGTGAAACGATAACCTTCAATTGGGCTAAAACGAGTGCTCCTCTTCAGATCGACTTTAAAGAAGAACGCACTCATATCCAGAAAGTTTCAGTGAATGGAGTCGATATTTCTATTGTATTTGAGAGCGAACATGTGCTAATTTCTACTGCTTTTCTGAAGCCAGGCGCGAACCGGATTTTCATCCAATTTACGGCAGGCAATCTGTCGCTAAATCGGAACGATGATTACCTCTACACACTGCTCGTTCCTGACCGTGCCCGAACGGTTTTTCCCTGCTTCGACCAGCCCGATCTGAAAGCTACCTTTCAACTCTCACTTACGGTTCCTGGCCATTGGCAGGCTATGACCAATGCTGCCGTCAAGGACTCTTCCGTTGCGGGTGATCGTAAAACGGTCAACTTCCAGACCTCTAACCTCATTCCTACGTATCTGTTCTCGTTTATTGCGGGCAGATTTACCCCAGTAACCCGTACGTTGACTGGTCGGCCGATGACGCTGCTGCACCGCGAAACCGACTCAACGAAGATTCGTTTGAGCCTGGAGACACTCTTTAAACTCCACGCTGATGCATTGACCTTTCTGGAAGCGTACACGCAGATTCCCTACCCGTTCCAAAAATTCGATTTCGCGGCTATTCCCGACTTTCAGTATGGAGGCATGGAGCACGTAGGCGCCATTGATTATCGGGCTTCGGCTTTATTTCTAGACAATGGGGCCACCCGCGATCAGCGACTGGCCCGCGCCAGCGTAATCTCCCACGAAACAGCCCATATGTGGTTCGGTGATTTAGTGACGATGCGCTGGTTCAATGATGTCTGGCTAAAAGAGGTTTTCGCCAATTTCATGGCCGACAAAATCACGGAAGTCTCCTCCGCCGATGCTAACTACGATCTTCAGTTTGTAGTCGATCACTTCCCGGCCGCTTATGCAGTTGACCGTACGGAAGGCGCTAACCCTATTGGCCAGCCCCTTGCTAATTTGCAGGAAGCCGGATCAATGTATGGGGGCATCATTTACCACAAAGCGCCCATCATGATGCGGCAGCTGGAGCGACTTATGGGTAAAATGGCTCTGCGCGATGGGCTTCGGGACTATCTGAAAAAGTACGCATTCAGTAACGCAACCTGGGCCGATCTGATCGCCATTCTGGACGCTCGAACCCCAACCGATCTGGCAGCCTGGAACCACGTTTGGGTTAACGAGACTGGTCGCCCCAAGTTCAGTTATCAGTTGGATGGTCGCGGAGGAACGATCAAACAATTCGTTATTTCGCAGCAGGGCGAAGATGGTTCCCAGCGATTGTGGCCCCAGGGGTTTGAACTAGAGCTGGTCTACAGTGATCACATCGATCAATTGACAGTAACGATGGATCGGCCACAGGTTACCTTGACGCAAGCGATTGGCAAACCTACCCCACAGTATATCATCTTTAATTCCTCTGGGCAGGGCTACGGTGTATTTCCGATCGACTCTGTGTCGGTTCTGCAACTGGAGCGGATCAAAAATCCGGTAGCACGGGCGTCCATTTATATCAATCTGTATGAAAATATGCTGGCAGGTCAAGGCATTACCCCCGCCCAATTGGCCACGGGCTACCGAAGTTTGCTAGGAAAAGAATCGGAAGAACTAAACTTACGGCTGTTGACGAGTCAATTAGCCGATCTGGTCTGGAATTTCACTCGGCCCGAAAACCGTCCGCCACTGGCGGCTTCTGTAGAAAAAGAGGCCTGGCACGCGATGGAACAGGAAACGGCTTCTGGTAAAAAGAAATTGCTTTTTAGACTCTATCAGAACATTGCCGGTAGTGCCGAAGCAAAAGATCGGTTATATGCGATCTGGAACGAGCAAAAAGCGCCCGCAGGCGTAACCCTTACCGAAGACGATTACACATCACTCGCCCTGGCTCTGGCCGTACGCGATTACCCTGTGGATGGCATTCTGGAAAAACAACTGGCCCGCATCAAAAACCCGGATCGCAAAAAGCGCCTGCAATTCATGATGCCTGCCTTATCGAGCAACGTAACCAATCGCGACCAGTTTTTTGCGTCACTAGCCAATGAAGCCAATCGGGAACGGGAAGCCTGGGTCGTTGATGCGTTGGGCTATCTACACCACCCATTACGAACAGAAACCTCAGCGAAGTATCTGCGTACGAGTTTAGAACTGTTGGAAGAAATTCAGAAAACGGGCGATATTTTTTTCCCTGAACGATGGGTAGGCTCTACCTTCTCCGCGTATCAAACCCCCGAAGTTGCCAAACTGGTACGCACGTTCTTAACTGACCATCCAGGGTACAATGCCCGCTTACGAGCCAAACTCCTGCAAGCCGCCGACCGGCCGTTCCGGGCGAGCCGATTGCTGTATAAATGA
- a CDS encoding lysoplasmalogenase gives MYTKPTLFFSLAFVGISLLEMIGDTFSISWLHYGCKPLIMGLLLGYAWHHYRTTGFPPISRWLMVGMVFALLGDVFLMIREVDLFALGLGAFLVMQLCYSKAFWLSIRRNGQNLTLPSIWKRALPFVLYLVIFLAVLRPAFVHNPALQLLWWPVVVYALCLNTMGLLAVLREGASAYGGVVAGALLFILSDSLIAIDKFLTPVPGATWLVMSTYAAAQYLIIVGMIQWVSMPENQPTSVESVRS, from the coding sequence GTGTACACAAAACCTACGCTATTCTTCTCGCTTGCCTTTGTCGGGATCTCGCTACTCGAAATGATTGGCGATACGTTCTCGATTAGTTGGCTTCATTACGGATGCAAACCACTCATTATGGGTCTGCTACTTGGGTATGCCTGGCATCACTATCGAACAACAGGCTTTCCCCCTATTTCCCGCTGGTTGATGGTTGGTATGGTATTCGCCTTATTGGGCGATGTATTTCTGATGATCCGCGAAGTTGACCTGTTTGCTCTGGGGCTGGGCGCTTTTTTAGTCATGCAACTCTGCTATAGTAAAGCCTTCTGGCTGTCTATACGCCGAAATGGGCAAAACCTTACGCTCCCATCAATATGGAAACGAGCGCTCCCCTTTGTCCTGTATCTGGTCATTTTTCTGGCTGTGCTCCGCCCGGCATTCGTTCACAATCCAGCCTTGCAATTGCTATGGTGGCCGGTTGTCGTATATGCCCTTTGTCTGAATACAATGGGGCTTCTGGCTGTTTTACGAGAGGGTGCATCAGCGTATGGCGGGGTCGTAGCGGGTGCCTTGTTATTTATCCTGTCTGACTCACTGATTGCTATCGACAAGTTCCTGACGCCTGTTCCCGGCGCTACCTGGCTTGTCATGAGTACCTATGCAGCCGCCCAATACTTGATTATTGTGGGCATGATTCAATGGGTATCAATGCCTGAAAACCAGCCTACGTCAGTTGAATCTGTACGATCATAG
- a CDS encoding YtxH domain-containing protein produces the protein MPVNAKHLATFILGAAAGVALNKYAQTEDGQKLMADLKEKGNQLKTEAEGAIDNAPEYFEKLKTQLAEMLKTNFPNAEATIDDVLGKKPDAPEPTSQA, from the coding sequence ATGCCTGTCAACGCGAAACATTTAGCCACGTTTATCCTCGGTGCTGCTGCCGGGGTGGCGCTCAATAAGTATGCCCAAACGGAGGATGGTCAGAAATTGATGGCCGATCTGAAAGAAAAAGGAAATCAACTCAAAACGGAGGCCGAAGGAGCCATTGATAATGCGCCGGAGTATTTCGAGAAGCTGAAAACACAACTCGCTGAAATGCTCAAAACGAACTTCCCGAATGCCGAAGCCACCATTGACGATGTGTTAGGCAAAAAGCCAGACGCTCCCGAGCCAACCAGTCAGGCTTAA
- a CDS encoding bifunctional transcriptional activator/DNA repair enzyme AdaA, translating into MTTNSTYTYQQIARAIEHLTTHFREQPSLGELAEKANLSEFHFQRLFTEWAGVSPKKFGQYLTLEHAKTQLRKGAPLSDAAHEAGLSGTGRLHDLFVTIEGITPGQFKQAGSGLVLSYGIFNSPFGEYVLGAINGKIALLHFLNDGDTPESILTAAWPEVALHWNQDAVQTLADQVFPSNDVVSETHALPVLLRGSAFQLKVWEALLKIPEGRLASYDQVAEAIGQPTASRAVGTAIGSNPVGYLIPCHRVIKKTGLFGGYRWGVERKQAMLGWEAARVDQ; encoded by the coding sequence ATGACAACCAACAGCACCTACACCTATCAGCAAATTGCCCGCGCCATCGAACACCTCACCACGCACTTTCGCGAGCAGCCCTCGCTTGGGGAGTTGGCCGAAAAAGCGAATCTAAGCGAGTTTCATTTCCAGCGATTATTCACCGAATGGGCGGGGGTTAGTCCCAAAAAGTTTGGTCAATACTTAACCCTTGAACACGCCAAAACCCAACTACGCAAAGGGGCTCCTCTAAGTGATGCCGCCCACGAAGCTGGCCTTTCAGGTACGGGTCGGTTACACGATCTATTCGTTACAATTGAAGGCATTACCCCAGGCCAGTTCAAGCAAGCTGGTTCCGGGCTTGTCCTTTCGTATGGTATCTTTAATAGTCCCTTTGGGGAATACGTATTGGGAGCCATCAACGGGAAAATTGCACTGCTCCACTTCCTGAACGACGGAGACACTCCTGAATCCATTCTGACAGCCGCCTGGCCCGAAGTCGCACTTCACTGGAATCAGGATGCAGTACAAACCCTGGCGGATCAGGTTTTTCCGTCAAACGACGTTGTCTCGGAAACACATGCGCTACCAGTTTTACTTCGCGGTTCTGCCTTTCAGCTTAAAGTATGGGAAGCCTTACTCAAAATTCCGGAAGGGCGGCTGGCTAGTTACGACCAGGTTGCCGAAGCCATTGGGCAGCCTACAGCCTCACGGGCCGTTGGAACAGCCATTGGAAGTAATCCCGTTGGCTATTTAATTCCATGTCATCGGGTTATCAAAAAAACCGGCCTGTTTGGCGGTTACCGTTGGGGAGTTGAACGTAAACAAGCCATGCTCGGCTGGGAAGCTGCGCGGGTTGATCAATAA
- a CDS encoding 2OG-Fe(II) oxygenase, with protein MLDKPLTSINWPSYQQTLSETGFTVLPSLISPDECRELANLFNTPALFRKSIVMQKYGYGSGEYKYFNYPLPPLVDALRHELFTHIAPVANDWNEKLGIPQRYPTDLDDWLATCHKAGQKRPTALILKYGAGDWNALHQDIYGELYFPFQAVLFLNQPGQDFSGGEFVLIEQRPRMQSKAIVLQPGQGQIVLFTTKYRPGKGSRGYHKVGMRHGVSDVKTGQRMTVGLIFHDAA; from the coding sequence ATGCTTGACAAACCGCTCACTTCTATCAACTGGCCATCTTACCAGCAAACTCTCTCCGAAACCGGATTTACTGTTTTACCCTCACTAATCTCACCCGACGAATGCCGTGAACTGGCTAACCTGTTCAATACGCCAGCCCTGTTTCGAAAGTCAATTGTCATGCAGAAATATGGTTATGGCAGTGGCGAGTACAAGTACTTTAATTACCCATTACCGCCCCTTGTCGATGCGCTTCGACACGAATTGTTTACCCACATAGCGCCGGTTGCTAACGACTGGAACGAAAAACTCGGCATTCCACAACGGTACCCAACCGACCTCGACGATTGGTTAGCAACCTGCCACAAAGCAGGACAAAAGCGCCCAACGGCACTAATTCTAAAGTACGGCGCGGGTGATTGGAATGCACTCCATCAGGATATTTACGGTGAATTATACTTCCCGTTTCAGGCCGTTCTGTTTCTGAATCAACCCGGCCAGGATTTCTCAGGAGGTGAATTTGTATTAATAGAGCAACGCCCCCGTATGCAATCGAAAGCCATTGTACTGCAACCCGGACAGGGTCAGATTGTGCTGTTTACCACAAAATATCGGCCTGGCAAAGGGTCACGAGGCTATCATAAGGTAGGTATGCGTCATGGAGTGAGTGATGTAAAAACCGGTCAACGGATGACGGTAGGGCTCATTTTTCACGACGCAGCATGA
- a CDS encoding Ada metal-binding domain-containing protein, giving the protein MIRHTALGPTRFAQLRNLATLINSKAITIGGHRPGKIYGTLTCRTGKRMKPENRVFFQEETEAVALGYRPCAVCLPDRYKVWKEASK; this is encoded by the coding sequence ATGATTCGGCACACGGCCCTCGGCCCGACACGTTTTGCCCAGCTTCGTAATCTGGCAACATTGATAAATAGCAAAGCAATTACGATAGGAGGCCATCGTCCCGGAAAGATTTACGGTACCCTTACCTGCCGAACAGGCAAACGCATGAAACCGGAAAATCGGGTGTTTTTTCAGGAAGAAACAGAAGCTGTTGCGCTTGGTTATCGGCCCTGTGCGGTTTGCCTACCAGACAGATACAAGGTCTGGAAGGAAGCTAGTAAGTAG
- a CDS encoding Uma2 family endonuclease, which translates to MGGKPVYYWGYQEVLAGKKSIEEIRSCSDLQGVLVSLLNGYLYSVINRKKYLLATNEIGLHLALNDNLGNDVVLFEKEKLGKLNGKYFDIPPKIVIEVDIKADLSDFPSKADEYIMRKSQKLLDFGVEKVLWVITGTQKVYVIDHNDPTWYVVNWTENITVLDNCILNIKQLLDDEEIVY; encoded by the coding sequence GTGGGCGGAAAACCTGTTTATTACTGGGGCTACCAGGAGGTTTTAGCAGGCAAGAAATCTATTGAGGAAATTAGGTCGTGTTCTGATTTACAGGGAGTACTAGTCTCGTTACTGAATGGGTATTTATATAGTGTCATCAATCGAAAAAAATACCTGCTTGCCACCAATGAAATAGGTTTGCATTTGGCATTGAATGATAATCTAGGTAACGATGTGGTTCTTTTTGAGAAAGAAAAGCTTGGCAAACTCAACGGAAAATATTTCGATATACCACCGAAAATCGTCATTGAAGTTGATATTAAAGCCGACTTATCTGATTTTCCGAGCAAAGCCGACGAATACATTATGCGGAAGTCGCAAAAACTGCTCGATTTTGGTGTTGAGAAAGTACTGTGGGTAATTACAGGTACACAGAAAGTCTACGTCATTGACCACAATGATCCAACCTGGTATGTGGTTAACTGGACCGAAAACATTACTGTACTGGATAATTGTATACTGAATATCAAGCAACTTCTCGATGACGAGGAGATAGTTTATTAA
- a CDS encoding PLP-dependent aminotransferase family protein produces the protein MLPFRSLIQIDKSSTTPVFLQLSDQLGQLIRKGNLAPGQRLPGTRQLAELLTLNRQTIVAAYDEGLAQGWLESRSGSGTYVATHIEEVKPQALVSEGTSRNAISQRYGVSEGQTNKQPGYRFESLNFLVRPVLTDQAGLRLDDGFPDIRLAPMEELSRAYRSYFRWGNPQKHFGYGDTKGHLLLREQLSIHLNETRGLRTTPDNVLITRGSIMGLHLSCQVLLRPGDVVVTGETTWAGATMNILKTGASVLTVPVTQQGMDIDALEALCHKQRSVARPIRMVFVTPHHHYPTTVTLRADRRVRLLQLAEQYCFAILEDDYDYDFHYLSRPILPLASADQQGMVVYVGSLTKSVAPALRIGYVVAPSAVIDELARLRRIIDRQGDPMLEFAIGQLLKTGDLKRHFRKALRTYHARRDHFCNLLTRELPDVIQFTKPDGGLAVWSTFDPVIDMELMAQRAAREGLSLSSGVVHNPPGQRLNGTRLGFASSTEEELEQSVVVLKKAVLGA, from the coding sequence ATGTTGCCATTCAGATCCCTGATTCAGATTGATAAGTCATCAACAACGCCCGTTTTCCTGCAGCTGAGTGATCAGCTTGGTCAACTTATTCGGAAAGGTAACTTAGCCCCAGGTCAGCGTCTGCCGGGTACGCGTCAACTAGCCGAATTACTGACATTGAATCGCCAAACCATCGTAGCGGCTTATGACGAAGGCTTAGCACAAGGCTGGCTCGAAAGTCGGTCGGGGAGTGGGACCTATGTAGCGACTCACATTGAAGAGGTTAAACCACAAGCATTGGTGTCGGAGGGTACTAGTAGAAACGCCATATCTCAACGATATGGCGTTTCTGAAGGTCAGACGAATAAACAGCCCGGCTATCGTTTTGAATCGCTCAATTTTCTGGTTCGGCCTGTACTCACCGATCAGGCTGGGTTACGGCTGGATGATGGTTTCCCCGACATCCGACTGGCACCCATGGAGGAATTGAGCCGGGCGTATCGCTCGTATTTTCGATGGGGTAACCCGCAGAAGCACTTCGGCTATGGCGATACCAAAGGGCATTTGTTGCTTCGGGAACAACTCTCGATTCATTTGAACGAAACGCGGGGACTACGAACAACGCCCGACAATGTGCTCATTACGCGTGGCAGCATCATGGGGTTGCACCTGAGTTGCCAGGTACTGTTACGGCCGGGCGACGTAGTTGTAACGGGCGAAACGACCTGGGCCGGTGCCACGATGAACATACTAAAAACGGGCGCATCGGTGCTGACCGTTCCGGTTACTCAACAGGGTATGGATATTGATGCCCTGGAGGCTCTTTGCCACAAACAGCGAAGCGTCGCCCGGCCAATCCGAATGGTTTTTGTAACTCCCCATCACCACTATCCAACCACCGTAACGTTGCGGGCAGACAGACGAGTTCGATTGCTCCAACTAGCTGAACAGTACTGTTTTGCTATCCTGGAAGACGATTATGACTACGATTTCCATTACCTCAGTCGCCCGATTCTTCCCCTGGCCAGCGCCGACCAGCAAGGCATGGTCGTTTATGTAGGCTCGTTAACTAAATCCGTTGCACCGGCTCTTCGAATTGGCTACGTAGTGGCCCCATCGGCCGTAATTGATGAACTGGCAAGGCTCCGACGCATCATTGACCGACAGGGCGATCCAATGCTTGAGTTTGCCATTGGGCAACTCCTTAAAACGGGCGATTTAAAGCGCCATTTTCGTAAAGCCCTACGCACCTATCACGCCCGGCGCGACCATTTTTGCAATCTATTGACAAGGGAATTGCCCGATGTCATTCAGTTTACAAAACCCGACGGCGGACTGGCTGTCTGGTCTACATTTGATCCGGTCATTGATATGGAGTTGATGGCGCAACGAGCGGCTCGGGAAGGGCTGTCGTTGTCGAGTGGTGTGGTGCATAACCCCCCCGGACAGCGGCTCAACGGAACGAGACTGGGGTTTGCGTCCAGTACAGAGGAGGAACTCGAGCAAAGTGTGGTGGTATTGAAGAAGGCAGTGCTAGGTGCTTAA
- a CDS encoding pyridoxamine 5'-phosphate oxidase family protein → MQTARTTPSRLAKRAHYDEATIHPILDEALFCTVSFAVDGQPMAIPTAFARQGDKLYIHGSVGSHFIRAIEHGGAVCITVMLADGLVLAKSAFHHSVNYRSVVIFATAEKVTDETERMNALALLTDHLIPNRWDDLRPTTDSEMRKTTVLRFSLAESSAKVRTGGPNDDPEDENLPTWSGVIPLQTVRLTPVPAELSVNTVLPAYLQ, encoded by the coding sequence ATGCAAACCGCTCGCACAACGCCCAGCCGATTAGCCAAACGTGCTCATTACGATGAAGCTACCATTCACCCGATTCTTGATGAAGCCTTGTTCTGCACGGTCAGTTTTGCCGTCGACGGGCAACCGATGGCCATTCCTACCGCCTTCGCCCGGCAGGGTGACAAGCTCTATATTCATGGATCGGTAGGTAGCCATTTCATCCGGGCTATCGAACACGGGGGTGCGGTTTGTATCACGGTCATGCTGGCCGACGGGTTGGTATTAGCGAAATCAGCTTTTCATCACTCGGTCAATTATCGGTCGGTTGTGATCTTCGCTACAGCGGAAAAAGTTACGGATGAAACCGAACGAATGAATGCCCTGGCTTTACTGACTGACCACCTGATTCCTAACCGCTGGGATGACCTGCGCCCCACCACCGATAGTGAAATGCGAAAAACCACTGTCCTACGTTTCTCGCTGGCCGAATCCTCCGCAAAGGTGCGTACCGGTGGACCAAATGATGATCCTGAAGATGAGAACCTTCCCACCTGGTCGGGTGTAATTCCGCTGCAAACGGTGCGCCTAACACCAGTGCCAGCGGAGCTTAGTGTCAATACAGTTTTGCCAGCTTATCTGCAATAA